CGGATCGCCCAGCTCGTCATCCGCTACCCGGCCTACTTCCCGGACGGCGAGGCCGATCCGCGCGCGCGGATCGAGCAGCTGCTCACCGCGAAGTCCGGCCGCGGCCGCGAGTACCTCTTCACCTGGGACGAGGAGGGCAACGAACTCACCGTCGGCGTCCTCGCCCCGCTCCCCGCCGACCTCGCGGCCCAGCGTTTCGTCACCGCCCCCGGCGAGACGGTCCTGGGCTTCACCGACCCCTCCCGGGTCCAGCGCACGCTCCCTCTCTCCTACGGAGAGGAACAGCGCGACGTCCCGCCGGTCGTCTGGCGCACCGGCGTCCGCTCCACCGAGCCGCACCTGCTGGCCGTCGGCCAGCCCGGCAGCGGCGCCTCCACCCTCCTGCGCTCCATCGCCCTCCAGGCCCTGCAGTACGGCGACGTCCTCGTCGTCGAGGGCGGCGGCACCGGCGAGTACGCCTGTCTGACCGGCCGGGACGGCGTCCTGGGCGTCGAGGTGGGACTGGCCGGGGCGGTGGCCAGCCTGGAGTGGGCGGCACACGAGACGGAACGCCGGCTCATCGCCGCCAACCGCGCCCGCCAGGCGGGCCACCCGCCGCCGGACGACACCAAGCGGCCCCTGTGGATCCTCCTCGACCGCCCCACCGCCTTCTCCCACCTCGCCGACGCGGACGGCCGCAAGGATCCCCAGTCCCTGCTCCAGGTCCCGCTCCGACACGGCCGCGCGGCCGCGGTGACCGTGGTCGTGGCCGAGCAGTTCGACACCCTGGACGCCCTGAGCGACGCCGTACGGCAGCACACACGCGCGCGTGTCGTGCTCGGGCCGGCGTCGGCGGGGCAGCTGACGGCCGTCCTGGGCGCTCCCCCGCACACCACTCCCGTCGACCACGTCCCGCCGGGGCGCGGGTACGCCCGGCTCGGCACGGGGCCCGTGCACCGCCTTCAGGTGCCGGCCACTCCGGACCCGTACGACGAGGCCACGAGCGACGCGCACCGCCAGGCGGTGCTGGACCTGCTGCCGCCGCGCACCACACCGGCGGACGCGGAACCGATGCCGATCGAGCCGATGCCGATCGAGGCCCCGGTGATGGAACAGGCCTGACGCACCCGCGGCCGGGGAGCCTCCGCAGTCTGCGGAGGCTCCCCGGCCGCGGGGGTGCGGCACGCGCGCACGGTTTCGCCGCAGCGGCGCCGACCTCGCGGACCGCGCACCCGGTCGGCGTCGGCGGGTCGAAGGCGGCCGTCCACGCCGGCCCCGCCCGGTCAGGCCACGAACGTCCGCGGCCCCTCGCCGCCGCCCGCCGTCCCGCCGCTCTCCACGATCCGCACCGCCGCCGCCAGTCGCGCGGCGGCCTCCTCCGCCACCGCGCCCCCCACGGTGAACGGCAGCCGCACATACCCCTCGAAGGCGCCGTCGACGCCGAACCGCGGCCCGGACGGCACCCGCACCCCGACCCGCTCGCCCGCCTCCGCGATCCGCGAGCCGGAGAGCCCCCCGGCCCGTACCCACAGGGTCAGCCCGCCCTGCGGCACGGTGAACTCCCACTCGGGCAGCTCCCGCCGTACCGCCGCGACCAGCGCGTCCCGGTTCTCCCGGGCCTGGGTGCGGCGCACCTCCACGGCCTGCTCCCAGCCGCCGGTGCCGAAGAGCCAGTTCACCGCCAGCTGCTCCAGGACGGGCGTGCCCAGGTCGGCGTAGGCGCGGGCCGCGACCAGGCTGCGGATGACGTCCGGAGCGGCCCGCACCCAGCCGATGCGCATGCCCGCCCAGAAGGCCTTGCTCGCCGAGCCCACGGTGATCACCGTGGATCCGGCCGGGTCGAACCCGCACACGGGCCGCGGCATCGCCCCGCCCGAGACGTCCTCGTCGAGCCAGAGCTCGGTCATCGTCTCGTCGGCGATCAGCACGGTCCCGGCGGACCGGGCCGCCTCCACGAGCCGTCGCCGCTGGTCCTCGTCGGCCAGGGCGCCGGTCGGGTTGTGGAAGTCGGCGACGACGTACGCGATCCGTGGGGCGGCCTCGCGCAGGACCTGGCGCCAGCGGTCCAGGTCCCAGCCGCCGAGCCCCTCGGCCATCGCGACGGGCACCAGTCGCGCGCCCGCCTCCCGCATGAGCTGGAGGATGTTGGCGTAGGAGGGGGACTCGACGGCGATGCGCTCGCCGCGCCCGCCGAAGAGATGGCAGATGGCGTCGATGGCGCCCATCGCGCCCGTCGTCACCATGATCTGTTCGGGCATGGTCGGTATCCCGCGCGCGGTGTAGCGGTCGGCGATCATCGACCGCAGCACGGGCAGGCCCGCCGGGTAGTCGCCGTGCGTGTGGGCGTACGGCGGCAGCTCCTCCAGCGCGCCCTGGACGGCTCGGGTGAGCCAGGGCTCGGGCGCCGGGAGGGCTGCGCAGCCCAGGTCGATCATCGAGCCGAGGGCCTCGGGCGGCAGCGGTTCGAGGCCCCGGGCGGGCAGCGGGTTGCCCGCCGGGACGGCCGTCCAGCTGCCCGCGCCGCGCCGGGACTCCAGGAACCCTTCCGCGCGCAGCGCCTCGTAGGCGGCGGCGACGGTCGTACGGCTCACCGACAGGGCCAGGGCCAGTTCCCGTTCGGCGGGCAGCCGGGCAGCCACCGGGACGCGTCCTTCCAGCACCAGCAGCCGGACGCCGTCGGCGAGCGCGCGGTAGGCGGGCGGCCTGCGCGTGCCCGGGCCCGCCGGCCGGTCCTGCTGGGACATGAGCAGCCGCGCGAGCTGGGCGGCCCCCACTGCCGAGGTCCACTGCGCCATGGTGACCAGTCCACCTTCCTCGAATTGGCCATGGATGATGCTTCCTGCCAAGCCACAGAGTGTCATGGGTCAGGCCAGTCGGGCCACTACCACCTCAGGGGAGCACCAGTTGTCCACGACGGGACAGTCCACACGGTCCACGGAAACAGGGGGACACCTCACCCGGCATCTCACCCGTCGGCTGATCCAGCTGTACACCGGTCTCGCTCTCTACGGCGCCAGCTCGGCCCTGCTCGTCGAGGCGGGCCTGGGCCTGGAGCCCTGGAACGTGCTCCACCAGGGACTGGCGGAGCTCACCGGACTGACGATCGGCGTGGTGTCGATCATCGTGGGCGCGGCGGTGCTCCTGCTGTGGATCCCCCTGCGCCAGCGCCCCGGCCTCGGCACGGTCTCCAACGTCTTCGTCGTCGGCATCGCCATGGACGGCACCCTCGCACTGGTCCCCGAGGCGCACGGCCTGGCCGTCCGCGTTCCCCTGCTCGCGGCCGGCGTCCTGCTCAACGGCGCGGCCACCGGCCTGTACATCGCCGCCGCCTTCGGCCCGGGTCCGCGCGACGGCCTGATGACCGGGCTGCACCGGCGGACCGGCCGCTCGATCCGCCTGATCCGCACGGCCCTCGAAGCGGCGGTCGTGGTGACCGGTTTCACCCTCGGCGGGACGATCGGCGCCGGCACGCTGCTGTACGCGGTGTCGATCGGCCCGCTGGCCCAGCTCTTCCTGCGGGTGTTCGCCCTTCCCCCGGCATCGGACCGCAGCACGGTCGTTGCCACCGGGACACCCCAGGGGGCGATACTGCGTCCGTGACCAGCCACATACGCCACCCGTACCTCGACCATCCGGGGCCCATCCCGTTCGCGCACCGCGGCGGCGCCGCGGACGGTCTGGAGAACACCGTGGCGCAGTTCCGGCGCGCGATCGAGGCGGGCTACCGCTACCTCGAGACCGATGTGCACGCCACGCGGGACGGCAAGCTCGTCGCCTTCCACGACACGACGCTGGACCGGGTGACCGACGGCGCGGGCCGGATCGCCGACCTGCCGTGGGCGGACGTTCGCCACGCGCGCGTAGGCGGCAAGGACCCGGTGCCGCTCTTCGAGGAGCTCCTGGAGACGTTCCCCGAGGCGCGCTGGAACGTCGACCTCAAGGCCGAGCCCGCCCTGCACCCCCTGCTCAATCTGATCGGGCGCGCGAACGCCTGGGACCGGGTCTGCGTCGGCTCGTTCTCCGAGGCCCGCGTCGTGCGCGCCCAGCGCCTGGCCGGGCCGCGCCTGGCGACGTCCTACGGCACCCGGGGCGTGCTCAACCTGCGGATGCGGTCCTGGGGCGTGCCCGCGGCGCTGCGCGGTTCGGCGATCGCCGCGCAGGTGCCCGAGGCCCAGTCGGGCATCCAGGTCGTGGACCCCCGCTTCATCCGCGCCGCCCACGCGCGCGGGCTGCAGGTCCACGTGTGGACGATCAACGAGGCGGATCGGATGCACCGGCTCCTGGACCTGGGGGTCGATGGCATCATGACCGATCACATCGACACGTTGCGCAAGGTCATGGAGGACCGGGGCGTCTGGGCCTGACGGCCCGTCCCCCTCGCGCGGCGCCTGCTGCGGGGAAGCGAGGGCACGGGTGGGCATCGACACCGTGCGGACGGAGGCGTCCGACGACGCCGTGGGGCGGCGGCGCGAGCAGCGCGGCTGGTACTTCTACGACTGGGCGTGCTCCGTCTATTCGACGAGCGTGCTCACCGTGTTCCTGGGCCCGTATCTGACGTCGGTCGCCAAGAAGGCCGCGGACGCCGACGGATACGTCCACCCGCTGGGGATCCCGGTGCGCGCGGGCTCCTTCTTCGCGTACTCGGTGTCCCTGTCGGTGATCGTCGCCGTCCTGGTGATGCCCCTGGTGGGCGCGGCGGCCGACCGCTCCGGCCGCAAGAAGCCCCTTCTGGGGGCGGCCGCCTATGTGGGGGCCGCGGCGACGACCGGCATGTTCTTCCTCGACGGCGACCGCTATCTGCTCGGCGGTGTGCTGCTGATCGTGGCGAACGGGGCCCTGTCCGTCTCGATGATGCTCTACAACTCCTACCTGCCCCAGATCGCCCTGCCCGAGGAACGCGACGCGGTCTCCTCGCGCGGCTGGGCCTTCGGATACGCGGCGGGCTCCCTGGTCCTGGTCGGCAATCTGGTCCTCTACCTCGCCCACGACTCCTTCGGCGTCTCGGAGTCGACGGCCGTGCGCATCTGTCTGGCCTCGGCCGGCCTGTGGTGGGGCGGGTTCACGCTGGTCCCCCTGCTGCGGCTGCGCGACCGGCCGGCCGCCGTGCGCTCGGCCGCCGCACGGGAGGCGACGGCCCCGGGACTGCGCCAGCTCGCGGCGACCGTCCGCGACATGCGCCGCCACCCGCTGACCCTCGCCTTCCTCCTGGCCTACCTCGTCTACAACGACGGCATCCAGACCGTGATCTCCCAGGCGTCGCTGTACGGCTCCGAGGAGCTCGGCCTCGGTCAGTCCACCCTCATCGGCGCCGTCCTGCTGGTGCAGGTGCTGGCCGTGGCGGGCGCCCTGGGCATGGGCCGCCTCGCCAGGACGTACGGCGCGAAGCGCACGATCCTCGGCTCGCTGGTGGCGTGGACGGTCACCCTGGGCGCCGGGTACTTCCTGCCGGCCGGGGCGCCGGTGGGCTTCTTCCTGCTGGCGTCCGCGATCGGCCTGGTCCTGGGCGGCAGCCAGGCCCTGTCCCGCTCCCTCTTCTCCCACCTGGTCCCGCCCGGCAAGGAGGCCGAGTACTTCTCCGCGTACGAGATGAGCGACCGCGGGATGAGCTGGCTGGGGCCGCTGCTGTTCGGGATCACCTACCAGCTGACCGGCAGTTATCGCGACGCGATCATCTCCCTGGTGGCCTTCTTCGTCCTCGGGTTCGTGCTGCTCGCGCGGGTCCCGGTGCGGCAGGCGATCAGCGACGCGGGGAACCCCGTACCCGAGAAGATTTAGCGCTGAAGGCGAAAGGGCGGTAGTGTACGCGTTTGGCCTGCCAGGCGTACCGTTACTGCGCGTCAAAGATGCCGAAACGCTGGGTGACATCTCCTTGCAGAGGTGACAAACCGGGCGCCGGTGGGTACTGCACTGGTTGACAAGGCTGCGGCTACGACGGCGACGCATGACCCGGAACGGGACTCGGAACGGGAATCTTTACCGCCGACCGGACGTTGACCGGATGACGACGACAGCGACACCTGTCCTGTGGGCGACAAGCCCGGGAGGCACGATTCATGAGTGAGCGAGCTCTTCGCGGCACGCGCCTCGTGGTGACCAGCTACGAGACGGACCGCGGCATCGACCTGGCCCCGCGCCAGGCCGTGGAGTACGCATGCGAGAAGGGGCATCGGTTTGAGATGCCCTTCTCGGTCGAGGCGGAGATCCCGCCGGAGTGGGAGTGCAAGGTCTGCGGAGCCCCTGCACTCCTCGTGGACGGCGACGGCCCTGAGGAGAAGAAGGCCAAGCCCGCGCGTACGCATTGGGACATGCTGATGGAGCGGCGGACCCGTGAGGAACTCGAAGAGGTCCTCGAGGAGCGGCTCGCCGTTCTGCGGTCCGG
This window of the Streptomyces sp. NBC_01275 genome carries:
- a CDS encoding PLP-dependent aminotransferase family protein, which codes for MAQWTSAVGAAQLARLLMSQQDRPAGPGTRRPPAYRALADGVRLLVLEGRVPVAARLPAERELALALSVSRTTVAAAYEALRAEGFLESRRGAGSWTAVPAGNPLPARGLEPLPPEALGSMIDLGCAALPAPEPWLTRAVQGALEELPPYAHTHGDYPAGLPVLRSMIADRYTARGIPTMPEQIMVTTGAMGAIDAICHLFGGRGERIAVESPSYANILQLMREAGARLVPVAMAEGLGGWDLDRWRQVLREAAPRIAYVVADFHNPTGALADEDQRRRLVEAARSAGTVLIADETMTELWLDEDVSGGAMPRPVCGFDPAGSTVITVGSASKAFWAGMRIGWVRAAPDVIRSLVAARAYADLGTPVLEQLAVNWLFGTGGWEQAVEVRRTQARENRDALVAAVRRELPEWEFTVPQGGLTLWVRAGGLSGSRIAEAGERVGVRVPSGPRFGVDGAFEGYVRLPFTVGGAVAEEAAARLAAAVRIVESGGTAGGGEGPRTFVA
- a CDS encoding YitT family protein; translation: MVTSPPSSNWPWMMLPAKPQSVMGQASRATTTSGEHQLSTTGQSTRSTETGGHLTRHLTRRLIQLYTGLALYGASSALLVEAGLGLEPWNVLHQGLAELTGLTIGVVSIIVGAAVLLLWIPLRQRPGLGTVSNVFVVGIAMDGTLALVPEAHGLAVRVPLLAAGVLLNGAATGLYIAAAFGPGPRDGLMTGLHRRTGRSIRLIRTALEAAVVVTGFTLGGTIGAGTLLYAVSIGPLAQLFLRVFALPPASDRSTVVATGTPQGAILRP
- a CDS encoding glycerophosphodiester phosphodiesterase, coding for MTSHIRHPYLDHPGPIPFAHRGGAADGLENTVAQFRRAIEAGYRYLETDVHATRDGKLVAFHDTTLDRVTDGAGRIADLPWADVRHARVGGKDPVPLFEELLETFPEARWNVDLKAEPALHPLLNLIGRANAWDRVCVGSFSEARVVRAQRLAGPRLATSYGTRGVLNLRMRSWGVPAALRGSAIAAQVPEAQSGIQVVDPRFIRAAHARGLQVHVWTINEADRMHRLLDLGVDGIMTDHIDTLRKVMEDRGVWA
- a CDS encoding MFS transporter, whose translation is MGIDTVRTEASDDAVGRRREQRGWYFYDWACSVYSTSVLTVFLGPYLTSVAKKAADADGYVHPLGIPVRAGSFFAYSVSLSVIVAVLVMPLVGAAADRSGRKKPLLGAAAYVGAAATTGMFFLDGDRYLLGGVLLIVANGALSVSMMLYNSYLPQIALPEERDAVSSRGWAFGYAAGSLVLVGNLVLYLAHDSFGVSESTAVRICLASAGLWWGGFTLVPLLRLRDRPAAVRSAAAREATAPGLRQLAATVRDMRRHPLTLAFLLAYLVYNDGIQTVISQASLYGSEELGLGQSTLIGAVLLVQVLAVAGALGMGRLARTYGAKRTILGSLVAWTVTLGAGYFLPAGAPVGFFLLASAIGLVLGGSQALSRSLFSHLVPPGKEAEYFSAYEMSDRGMSWLGPLLFGITYQLTGSYRDAIISLVAFFVLGFVLLARVPVRQAISDAGNPVPEKI
- a CDS encoding RNA polymerase-binding protein RbpA, with translation MSERALRGTRLVVTSYETDRGIDLAPRQAVEYACEKGHRFEMPFSVEAEIPPEWECKVCGAPALLVDGDGPEEKKAKPARTHWDMLMERRTREELEEVLEERLAVLRSGAMNLAVHPRDSRKSA